Proteins found in one uncultured Desulfuromonas sp. genomic segment:
- the hisA gene encoding 1-(5-phosphoribosyl)-5-[(5-phosphoribosylamino)methylideneamino]imidazole-4-carboxamide isomerase, whose amino-acid sequence MIVIPAIDLKNGACVRLEQGLMERDTVYSDDPGAQARIWQDQGGELLHIVDLDGAFAGEPKNRHAIEAIVKALDIPTELGGGIRDMETIECYLKLGVSRVILGTIAKENPQFVKEACKAFPGQIVVGIDAKQGLVAVRGWADVTEKKAIDLAREMEDFGVEAIIYTDIARDGMMQGPNLKETGDLAEAIAIPVIASGGVSSLKDIENLLTIKDKGLAGVITGKAIYSGALDLREAVALTRGKG is encoded by the coding sequence ATGATCGTCATTCCGGCCATTGATTTGAAAAACGGCGCCTGCGTTCGACTGGAGCAGGGGCTGATGGAACGTGATACCGTTTATTCCGATGATCCCGGTGCCCAGGCACGCATTTGGCAAGATCAGGGCGGCGAACTGCTGCATATCGTCGACCTCGACGGCGCGTTTGCCGGCGAGCCGAAAAATCGCCATGCCATTGAGGCGATCGTCAAAGCGCTGGATATCCCGACGGAACTCGGCGGCGGTATCCGCGATATGGAAACCATCGAATGCTATCTCAAGCTCGGCGTCAGTCGGGTGATTCTCGGCACCATTGCCAAGGAGAATCCCCAGTTTGTCAAGGAAGCCTGTAAGGCGTTTCCCGGCCAGATTGTTGTTGGTATTGACGCCAAGCAGGGGCTGGTCGCTGTGCGCGGCTGGGCCGATGTGACCGAGAAAAAAGCCATCGATCTGGCGCGTGAGATGGAAGACTTCGGTGTCGAAGCGATCATCTACACCGATATCGCCCGCGACGGCATGATGCAGGGCCCCAACCTCAAAGAGACCGGCGATCTCGCCGAAGCCATCGCCATTCCGGTGATCGCCTCCGGCGGCGTGTCGAGTCTTAAGGATATTGAAAACCTGCTGACCATCAAGGACAAAGGGCTGGCCGGCGTGATCACCGGCAAGGCGATTTACAGCGGTGCCCTGGATCTGCGCGAGGCCGTGGCCCTGACGCGGGGAAAGGGGTAA
- the hisF gene encoding imidazole glycerol phosphate synthase subunit HisF — MLTRRIIPCLDVKDGRVVKGVQFVDLIDAGDPVEAAMAYDAQGADELTFLDITASSDKRNIILDVVARTAEQVFMPLTVGGGIREIADIRNLLNAGADKVSINTAAVHRPEFVREAAERFGTQCIVVAIDARRVPDSDPQRWEVYTHGGRNATGIDAIEWAVKMEELGAGEILLTSMDCDGTKDGYDIALTRAVSDAVHIPVIASGGVGNLEHIKDGLTDGGASAALAASIFHFREYTITECKEYLQQHQVPVRI; from the coding sequence ATGCTGACACGTCGCATTATTCCCTGTCTCGATGTCAAGGACGGTCGGGTGGTCAAAGGGGTGCAATTTGTCGATTTGATTGATGCCGGTGACCCGGTGGAAGCGGCCATGGCGTATGACGCTCAGGGCGCCGATGAGCTGACGTTTCTCGATATCACCGCGTCCAGCGACAAGCGCAACATCATTCTCGATGTGGTGGCGCGTACCGCTGAGCAGGTGTTCATGCCGTTGACCGTTGGTGGCGGCATCCGCGAAATTGCCGATATCCGCAACCTGCTCAATGCCGGAGCGGACAAAGTGAGTATCAATACCGCCGCTGTGCATCGTCCCGAATTTGTTCGCGAGGCGGCCGAGCGTTTCGGCACCCAGTGTATCGTCGTGGCCATTGACGCCCGGCGCGTGCCCGACAGCGATCCGCAACGCTGGGAGGTCTACACCCATGGCGGCCGCAATGCCACCGGCATTGACGCCATTGAATGGGCGGTCAAGATGGAAGAGTTGGGTGCGGGCGAGATCCTGCTCACCTCCATGGATTGCGACGGCACCAAGGACGGCTATGATATCGCTCTGACCCGTGCGGTCAGTGATGCCGTGCACATCCCGGTGATCGCGTCCGGGGGTGTCGGTAATCTTGAGCATATTAAAGACGGTCTGACCGATGGTGGTGCCAGTGCGGCTTTGGCCGCAAGCATTTTTCACTTCCGCGAGTACACCATTACCGAGTGCAAAGAGTATTTACAGCAACACCAGGTCCCGGTGCGGATCTGA
- the hisIE gene encoding bifunctional phosphoribosyl-AMP cyclohydrolase/phosphoribosyl-ATP diphosphatase HisIE has protein sequence MRLVEQLKFDDNGLVPCITQDVDSGEVLMLAYMNEEAVENTLTTGKVHYYSRSRGKQWMKGESSGHVQNVREIRYDCDGDTVLIKVEQVGAACHTGRRSCFYSVWDDSKLVIDGEPEVNAAQVYGEKDILDAVYHVIQDRRRNPSEKSYVHSLFTKGLDKILSKIGEEATETAVAGKGGDREEVIYEVADLFFHTLILLGYYDLPPERIYAELRRRFGLSGIEEKESRTK, from the coding sequence ATGCGTCTGGTTGAGCAGTTAAAATTTGATGATAACGGCTTGGTGCCGTGTATTACCCAGGATGTTGACAGCGGCGAAGTGCTGATGCTGGCCTACATGAATGAAGAAGCGGTAGAAAACACCCTGACCACCGGTAAGGTCCACTATTATAGCCGGTCACGGGGCAAGCAGTGGATGAAGGGCGAGTCCTCCGGCCATGTGCAGAATGTGCGCGAAATCCGCTATGACTGTGACGGTGATACCGTGCTGATCAAGGTTGAGCAGGTGGGCGCGGCCTGTCATACCGGCCGCCGTTCCTGTTTCTACAGTGTCTGGGACGACAGTAAACTGGTGATTGACGGTGAGCCCGAGGTCAACGCTGCACAAGTGTACGGCGAGAAAGATATCCTCGATGCGGTCTACCATGTCATCCAGGATCGCCGTCGTAATCCGTCGGAAAAATCCTACGTCCACTCCCTGTTCACCAAGGGGCTGGACAAGATTCTCAGTAAAATCGGTGAAGAAGCAACTGAAACGGCCGTGGCCGGTAAAGGTGGCGACCGCGAGGAAGTGATCTACGAAGTCGCGGACCTGTTTTTCCATACTCTGATCCTGCTGGGCTACTACGATCTGCCGCCCGAGCGCATTTACGCGGAGCTACGGCGCCGCTTTGGTTTGTCGGGCATCGAGGAAAAAGAGTCGCGCACGAAATAA
- a CDS encoding GatB/YqeY domain-containing protein, translating to MDLQQRLTEAMKEAMKAKQTERLGVIRLIRTAIKNAEIDQRKVMDDAAIIAVMSTLLKQRRESAQIYRDNERLDLAEKEEREIEVLQEFLPQALTEEELKQLVEAAIAEVGATSMKEMGAVMKKVTAQTVGRADGRQVSELVKACLMNR from the coding sequence ATGGATTTACAACAACGCCTTACTGAGGCGATGAAAGAGGCTATGAAGGCCAAGCAGACCGAGCGCCTCGGCGTGATCCGTCTGATCCGTACCGCCATTAAAAATGCCGAGATCGATCAGCGCAAAGTGATGGACGATGCTGCCATTATTGCCGTGATGTCGACCCTGCTCAAGCAGCGTCGTGAGTCGGCACAGATCTACCGTGACAATGAGCGGCTTGATCTGGCGGAGAAAGAGGAACGCGAGATTGAAGTGCTGCAGGAGTTCCTGCCGCAGGCGTTGACCGAAGAGGAGCTCAAGCAGTTGGTCGAAGCAGCCATCGCCGAAGTGGGCGCCACCTCCATGAAGGAGATGGGTGCGGTGATGAAAAAGGTGACGGCCCAGACCGTGGGCCGTGCTGATGGCCGTCAGGTCAGTGAGTTGGTCAAGGCCTGTTTGATGAACCGCTGA